One genomic region from Mangifera indica cultivar Alphonso chromosome 17, CATAS_Mindica_2.1, whole genome shotgun sequence encodes:
- the LOC123200640 gene encoding EIN3-binding F-box protein 1-like isoform X1 has product MGGICSRKGDQQVVEDGIQRGVSRLYLRSGSSKWLRNSFPHPAMETNPGGVRCPSLMELCIYKICENINKYTSFSKLPRDISQQIFNELIFSHGLTDASVEAFRDCALQDVFLGEYPGVKDSWMDVIASQGLSLLSVDLCGSDVTDTGLGLLKDCTNIQALTFNCCDKISELGLKQISGFLNLTSLSFKKTNGITAEGMRALSNLVNLEKLDLERCSGIHGGFCHLKGLMKLESLNIKCCKCVTDSDIKSFSGLTKLKELQISNCNITDFGISYLRGFHKLVLLNLEGCGVTAACLDSISALEALASLNLNRCDLSDDGCDKFSGLKNLKGLSLAFNNITDACLVHLKGLTNLESLNLDSCKIGDEGLANLTGLTLLKILELSDTEVGSNGLCHLSGRDSISTYHLIIFCLLNGWADLCDSLFLGLIHLESLNLSFTLVTDSGLKKLSGLTSLRSLNLDVRNVTDAGLAVLTSLTKLTDLDLFGARISDSGTKSLRCFKNLQSLEICGGGLTDSGVKNIKELASLKLLNLSQNYDLSNKSLEMISGLTALISLNVSSSQITNEGLQYLKPLKNLRSLSLESCKVTASEIKKLQIASLPNLVNYRPE; this is encoded by the exons ATGGGGGGAATTTGTTCAAGGAAAGGAGATCAACAGGTTGTTGAAGATGGTATACAAAGAGGGGTCTCCAGATTGTATTTGAGAAGTGGCAGTTCAAAGTGGTTGCGGAACTCGTTTCCTCACCCTGCAATGGAAACTAATCCAGGAGGAGTTCGTTGTCCATCTCTCATGGAGTtgtgcatatataaaatatgtgag aatattaacaaatatactTCATTCTCAAAGCTGCCAAGAGATATAAGCCAACAAATCTtcaatgaattaatattttctcatggTCTTACTGATGCTTCTGTGGAAGCTTTCCGAGATTGTGCTTTACAG GATGTTTTTTTGGGTGAATATCCTGGAGTGAAGGATAGTTGGATGGATGTTATTGCCTCACAGGGGTTGTCTTTACTCTCTGTTGATCTTTGTGGTTCTGATGTCACAGATACTGGGTTGGGTCTCTTAAAAGATTGTACCAACATCCAAGCATTAACCTTTAACTGTTGTGACAAAATTTCAGAACTTGGACTGAAACAAATTAGTG GTTTTTTGAACTTGACATCCTTGAGTTTTAAAAAGACCAATGGTATCACTGCTGAAGGGATGCGTGCCTTATCCAACTTAGTGAACTTGGAAAAGCTGGACTTGGAGAGGTGTTCAGGGATTCATGGAGGATTCTGTCATCTTAAAG GTTTGATGAAACTAGAGTCCCTAAATATCAAGTGTTGTAAGTGTGTTACAGATTCGGACATTAAGTCTTTCTCAg GTCTTACTAAGTTGAAGGAGTTACAAATTTCCAACTGTAACATTACAGATTTTGGAATTTCTTATTTAAGAG GTTTTCACAAGCTTGTTTTATTGAACCTGGAAGGATGTGGTGTTACTGCTGCATGTTTGGACTCAATCTCAG CTCTTGAAGCCCTGGCAAGCTTAAATCTTAATAGATGTGATCTATCAGATGATGGATGTGATAAGTTTTCTG GACTAAAAAACTTGAAAGGATTGAGCTTGGCATTCAACAATATAACAGATGCTTGCTTGGTGCATCTGAAAG GTTTAACAAATCTGGAGAGCTTGAACTTGGATTCATGTAAGATTGGTGATGAGGGGCTTGCTAATTTGAcag GCCTTACACTCTTGAAAATTCTTGAGCTGTCTGATACAGAAGTTGGAAGCAATGGGCTCTGCCATCTATCTGGTCGGGACTCCATCTCTACGTACCATCTGATAATTTTTTG CTTATTGAATGGATGGGCTGATTTATGCGATTCCCTATTCTTAGGTCTGATTCATCTGGAGAGCCTAAATCTGTCATTCACCTTGGTAACTGACAgtggtttgaaaaaattgtctGGATTGACATCTCTTAGATCTCTTAATCTGGATGTACGCAATGTAACAGATGCTGGGCTTGCAGTTCTGACAA GTTTGACTAAATTGACAGATCTGGATCTATTTGGGGCACGCATTTCAGACTCTGGAACAAAGAGTTTACGAT GCTTCAAGAACCTCCAATCCCTTGAAATATGTGGTGGAGGTTTAACTGATTCTGGTGTGAAGAATATTAAGGAACTTGCCTCTTTGAAGCTGTTGAACCTGTCACAAAATTATGATCTGTCAAACAAATCCCTGGAAATGATTTCTG GACTGACTGCATTGATATCGTTAAATGTTTCAAGTTCTCAAATAACCAATGAAGGGCTGCAGTATCTGAAGCCTCTGAAGAATCTTCGCTCATTATCTCTGGAGTCCTGCAAGGTGACAGCATCTGAAATCAAGAAACTGCAGATAGCTTCCCTTCCTAATCTTGTCAATTACCGGCCAGAGTAG
- the LOC123200640 gene encoding EIN3-binding F-box protein 1-like isoform X2: MGGICSRKGDQQVVEDGIQRGVSRLYLRSGSSKWLRNSFPHPAMETNPGGVRCPSLMELCIYKICENINKYTSFSKLPRDISQQIFNELIFSHGLTDASVEAFRDCALQDVFLGEYPGVKDSWMDVIASQGLSLLSVDLCGSDVTDTGLGLLKDCTNIQALTFNCCDKISELGLKQISGFLNLTSLSFKKTNGITAEGMRALSNLVNLEKLDLERCSGIHGGFCHLKGLMKLESLNIKCCKCVTDSDIKSFSGLTKLKELQISNCNITDFGISYLRGFHKLVLLNLEGCGVTAACLDSISALEALASLNLNRCDLSDDGCDKFSGLKNLKGLSLAFNNITDACLVHLKGLTNLESLNLDSCKIGDEGLANLTGLTLLKILELSDTEVGSNGLCHLSGLIHLESLNLSFTLVTDSGLKKLSGLTSLRSLNLDVRNVTDAGLAVLTSLTKLTDLDLFGARISDSGTKSLRCFKNLQSLEICGGGLTDSGVKNIKELASLKLLNLSQNYDLSNKSLEMISGLTALISLNVSSSQITNEGLQYLKPLKNLRSLSLESCKVTASEIKKLQIASLPNLVNYRPE; the protein is encoded by the exons ATGGGGGGAATTTGTTCAAGGAAAGGAGATCAACAGGTTGTTGAAGATGGTATACAAAGAGGGGTCTCCAGATTGTATTTGAGAAGTGGCAGTTCAAAGTGGTTGCGGAACTCGTTTCCTCACCCTGCAATGGAAACTAATCCAGGAGGAGTTCGTTGTCCATCTCTCATGGAGTtgtgcatatataaaatatgtgag aatattaacaaatatactTCATTCTCAAAGCTGCCAAGAGATATAAGCCAACAAATCTtcaatgaattaatattttctcatggTCTTACTGATGCTTCTGTGGAAGCTTTCCGAGATTGTGCTTTACAG GATGTTTTTTTGGGTGAATATCCTGGAGTGAAGGATAGTTGGATGGATGTTATTGCCTCACAGGGGTTGTCTTTACTCTCTGTTGATCTTTGTGGTTCTGATGTCACAGATACTGGGTTGGGTCTCTTAAAAGATTGTACCAACATCCAAGCATTAACCTTTAACTGTTGTGACAAAATTTCAGAACTTGGACTGAAACAAATTAGTG GTTTTTTGAACTTGACATCCTTGAGTTTTAAAAAGACCAATGGTATCACTGCTGAAGGGATGCGTGCCTTATCCAACTTAGTGAACTTGGAAAAGCTGGACTTGGAGAGGTGTTCAGGGATTCATGGAGGATTCTGTCATCTTAAAG GTTTGATGAAACTAGAGTCCCTAAATATCAAGTGTTGTAAGTGTGTTACAGATTCGGACATTAAGTCTTTCTCAg GTCTTACTAAGTTGAAGGAGTTACAAATTTCCAACTGTAACATTACAGATTTTGGAATTTCTTATTTAAGAG GTTTTCACAAGCTTGTTTTATTGAACCTGGAAGGATGTGGTGTTACTGCTGCATGTTTGGACTCAATCTCAG CTCTTGAAGCCCTGGCAAGCTTAAATCTTAATAGATGTGATCTATCAGATGATGGATGTGATAAGTTTTCTG GACTAAAAAACTTGAAAGGATTGAGCTTGGCATTCAACAATATAACAGATGCTTGCTTGGTGCATCTGAAAG GTTTAACAAATCTGGAGAGCTTGAACTTGGATTCATGTAAGATTGGTGATGAGGGGCTTGCTAATTTGAcag GCCTTACACTCTTGAAAATTCTTGAGCTGTCTGATACAGAAGTTGGAAGCAATGGGCTCTGCCATCTATCTG GTCTGATTCATCTGGAGAGCCTAAATCTGTCATTCACCTTGGTAACTGACAgtggtttgaaaaaattgtctGGATTGACATCTCTTAGATCTCTTAATCTGGATGTACGCAATGTAACAGATGCTGGGCTTGCAGTTCTGACAA GTTTGACTAAATTGACAGATCTGGATCTATTTGGGGCACGCATTTCAGACTCTGGAACAAAGAGTTTACGAT GCTTCAAGAACCTCCAATCCCTTGAAATATGTGGTGGAGGTTTAACTGATTCTGGTGTGAAGAATATTAAGGAACTTGCCTCTTTGAAGCTGTTGAACCTGTCACAAAATTATGATCTGTCAAACAAATCCCTGGAAATGATTTCTG GACTGACTGCATTGATATCGTTAAATGTTTCAAGTTCTCAAATAACCAATGAAGGGCTGCAGTATCTGAAGCCTCTGAAGAATCTTCGCTCATTATCTCTGGAGTCCTGCAAGGTGACAGCATCTGAAATCAAGAAACTGCAGATAGCTTCCCTTCCTAATCTTGTCAATTACCGGCCAGAGTAG
- the LOC123200640 gene encoding F-box/LRR-repeat protein 14-like isoform X3, with protein sequence MGGICSRKGDQQVVEDGIQRGVSRLYLRSGSSKWLRNSFPHPAMETNPGGVRCPSLMELCIYKICENINKYTSFSKLPRDISQQIFNELIFSHGLTDASVEAFRDCALQDVFLGEYPGVKDSWMDVIASQGLSLLSVDLCGSDVTDTGLGLLKDCTNIQALTFNCCDKISELGLKQISGFLNLTSLSFKKTNGITAEGMRALSNLVNLEKLDLERCSGIHGGFCHLKGLMKLESLNIKCCKCVTDSDIKSFSGLTKLKELQISNCNITDFGISYLRGFHKLVLLNLEGCGVTAACLDSISALEALASLNLNRCDLSDDGCDKFSGLKNLKGLSLAFNNITDACLVHLKGLTNLESLNLDSCKIGDEGLANLTGLIHLESLNLSFTLVTDSGLKKLSGLTSLRSLNLDVRNVTDAGLAVLTSLTKLTDLDLFGARISDSGTKSLRCFKNLQSLEICGGGLTDSGVKNIKELASLKLLNLSQNYDLSNKSLEMISGLTALISLNVSSSQITNEGLQYLKPLKNLRSLSLESCKVTASEIKKLQIASLPNLVNYRPE encoded by the exons ATGGGGGGAATTTGTTCAAGGAAAGGAGATCAACAGGTTGTTGAAGATGGTATACAAAGAGGGGTCTCCAGATTGTATTTGAGAAGTGGCAGTTCAAAGTGGTTGCGGAACTCGTTTCCTCACCCTGCAATGGAAACTAATCCAGGAGGAGTTCGTTGTCCATCTCTCATGGAGTtgtgcatatataaaatatgtgag aatattaacaaatatactTCATTCTCAAAGCTGCCAAGAGATATAAGCCAACAAATCTtcaatgaattaatattttctcatggTCTTACTGATGCTTCTGTGGAAGCTTTCCGAGATTGTGCTTTACAG GATGTTTTTTTGGGTGAATATCCTGGAGTGAAGGATAGTTGGATGGATGTTATTGCCTCACAGGGGTTGTCTTTACTCTCTGTTGATCTTTGTGGTTCTGATGTCACAGATACTGGGTTGGGTCTCTTAAAAGATTGTACCAACATCCAAGCATTAACCTTTAACTGTTGTGACAAAATTTCAGAACTTGGACTGAAACAAATTAGTG GTTTTTTGAACTTGACATCCTTGAGTTTTAAAAAGACCAATGGTATCACTGCTGAAGGGATGCGTGCCTTATCCAACTTAGTGAACTTGGAAAAGCTGGACTTGGAGAGGTGTTCAGGGATTCATGGAGGATTCTGTCATCTTAAAG GTTTGATGAAACTAGAGTCCCTAAATATCAAGTGTTGTAAGTGTGTTACAGATTCGGACATTAAGTCTTTCTCAg GTCTTACTAAGTTGAAGGAGTTACAAATTTCCAACTGTAACATTACAGATTTTGGAATTTCTTATTTAAGAG GTTTTCACAAGCTTGTTTTATTGAACCTGGAAGGATGTGGTGTTACTGCTGCATGTTTGGACTCAATCTCAG CTCTTGAAGCCCTGGCAAGCTTAAATCTTAATAGATGTGATCTATCAGATGATGGATGTGATAAGTTTTCTG GACTAAAAAACTTGAAAGGATTGAGCTTGGCATTCAACAATATAACAGATGCTTGCTTGGTGCATCTGAAAG GTTTAACAAATCTGGAGAGCTTGAACTTGGATTCATGTAAGATTGGTGATGAGGGGCTTGCTAATTTGAcag GTCTGATTCATCTGGAGAGCCTAAATCTGTCATTCACCTTGGTAACTGACAgtggtttgaaaaaattgtctGGATTGACATCTCTTAGATCTCTTAATCTGGATGTACGCAATGTAACAGATGCTGGGCTTGCAGTTCTGACAA GTTTGACTAAATTGACAGATCTGGATCTATTTGGGGCACGCATTTCAGACTCTGGAACAAAGAGTTTACGAT GCTTCAAGAACCTCCAATCCCTTGAAATATGTGGTGGAGGTTTAACTGATTCTGGTGTGAAGAATATTAAGGAACTTGCCTCTTTGAAGCTGTTGAACCTGTCACAAAATTATGATCTGTCAAACAAATCCCTGGAAATGATTTCTG GACTGACTGCATTGATATCGTTAAATGTTTCAAGTTCTCAAATAACCAATGAAGGGCTGCAGTATCTGAAGCCTCTGAAGAATCTTCGCTCATTATCTCTGGAGTCCTGCAAGGTGACAGCATCTGAAATCAAGAAACTGCAGATAGCTTCCCTTCCTAATCTTGTCAATTACCGGCCAGAGTAG
- the LOC123200639 gene encoding protein PHOX1-like isoform X2, with protein MKKQSGKKKKQTVDGNAKLSNSPKAYDKDMSVFIAMSQELKDEGNKLFQKKDHEGAMLKYNKALKLLPKNHVDVSCLRSNIAACYMQMGLSEYPKAIHECDLALEVTPTYSKALLKRARCYESLNRLDLAFRDVTTVLNLEKDNAMALEIAERVKKELESRGLRVNDTVIELSPDYVEPPIGSFASKMVKEKMKKKGNKLEQKKMAEKIEEKKVDENIEYKKIDENIVDKKTEDKVVVEEKISSTNKEEPKKIVKLLYGEDIRMAQVPLNCSLMQLREVISDRFPISKAVLIKYRDEEGDLITITTDEELRWAESLAESQGSVRLHIVDVNPVQDPLYERFENGNTGKGMAAEKESYCINDWIIEFVQLFKNHVGLDSDSYLNLHELGMKVYSEAMEDTVTSEEAQALFSCAADNFQEMAALALFNWGNVHMSRARKSVYLAEDASKESVLEQIKTAYDLTQQEYIKAGKRYDEALRIKPNFYEGLLALEVIQLYNSAEENMDKGMQMWEEMEGQRLSGLSKQKDVDNLLLKVGLDGLFKDVSADEAEEQATSIRSQINLLWGTILYERSIMEYKLGLPTWHECLEVAVEKFQLAGASPTDVAVMVKNHCSNDHAVKGLGFKIDEIVQAWNEMYEAKKWQSRVPSFRLEPLLRRRVSKLYHALEDA; from the exons ATGAAGAAGCAAAgtggaaagaagaagaaacaaacagTTGATGGCAATGCAAAGCTAAGTAATAGTCCTAAAGCTTATGACAAGGACATGTCAGTTTTCATTGCCATGTCTCAAGAATTGAAGGACGAAGGTAACAAACTGTTTCAAAAGAAGGACCATGAAGGAGCTATGCTGAAATACAATAAAGCCCTCAAATTACTTCCAAAGAATCATGTAGATGTATCCTGCCTTCGGAGTAACATAGCAGCATGTTATATGCAGATGGGTCTGAGTGAGTATCCCAAGGCAATTCATGAATGTGATTTGGCTCTAGAAGTCACACCCACATATAGTAAAGCGCTTCTAAAAAGAGCTCGGTGTTATGAGTCTTTGAATAGATTGGATTTGGCATTCAGAGATGTTACTACAGTTTTGAATCTGGAGAAGGATAATGCTATGGCATTAGAGATTGCAGAAAGGGTGAAGAAAGAACTTGAGAGTAGGGGATTAAGGGTGAATGATACTGTGATTGAATTATCTCCAGATTATGTTGAACCTCCTATTGGCTCTTTTGCGTCGAAAAtggtgaaagagaaaatgaaaaaaaagggcaacaaACTTGAGCAGAAGAAGATGGCGGAGAAAATTGAAGAGAAGAAGGTTGATGAAAACATTGAGTATAAGAAGATTGATGAAAATATTGTGGATAAGAAGACTGAGGATAAGGTGGTTGTGGAAGAGAAAATTAGTAGTACAAATAAGGAAGAGCCGAAGAAGATTGTAAAGTTGTTGTATGGGGAGGATATAAGAATGGCTCAGGTGCCACTTAATTGCAGTCTTATGCAACTTAGAGAGGTTATAAGTGATCGATTCCCAATCTCCAAAGCTGTTCTTATTAAGTACAGGGATGAAGAAGGTGATTTAATCACAATTACAACTGATGAAGAACTGAGATGGGCTGAATCGTTAGCAGAATCGCAGGGTTCTGTCAGGCTTCATATAGTAGATGTTAATCCTGTACAGGATCCACTCTATGAGAGATTTGAGAATGGGAACACCGGAAAAGGCATGGCAGCAGAAAAGGAGTCTTATTGTATAAATGACTGGATAATCGAGTTTGTTCAGCTTTTCAAGAACCATGTTGGTTTAGATTCTGATTCATACTTGAATCTTCATGAACTTGGCATGAAGGTATACTCTGAGGCTATGGAGGATACTGTTACAAGTGAAGAAGCCCAAGCCCTATTCAGCTGTGCAGCAGATAATTTCCAAGAGATGGCAGCATTAGCACTGTTCAACTGGGGAAATGTTCACATGTCCAGGGCAAGGAAGAGTGTTTACCTTGCTGAAGATGCTTCAAAAGAATCTGTACTTGAACAGATAAAAACTGCATATGATTTGACACAACAAGAATATATCAAAGCAGGCAAGAGATATGATGAAGCATTaagaatcaaaccaaatttctATGAAGGTCTTTTAGCACTAG AGGTTATACAGCTTTATAATAGTGCTGAGGAGAATATGGATAAGGGCATGCAGATGTGGGAAGAAATGGAAGGACAACGCTTGAGCGGACTTTCCAAACAAAAGGATGTTGATAACCTGTTGCTGAAAGTTGGGTTGGATGGTTTATTTAAAGATGTATCAGCAGATGAAGCTGAAGAGCAGGCTACAAGCATAAGGTCCCAGATAAACCTCTTATGGGGTACCATACTCTATGAACGATCCATTATGGAATACAAACTTGGGCTCCCAACCTGGCACGAGTGTTTGGAAGTTGCAGTTGAGAAGTTTCAGCTTGCTGGAGCATCTCCAACAGATGTAGCTGTTATGGTAAAAAACCATTGTTCTAATGATCATGCTGTGAAAG GTCTAGGGTTTAAAATTGATGAGATAGTTCAGGCATGGAATGAGATGTATGAAGCTAAAAAGTGGCAGAGTAGGGTTCCATCATTCCGGCTTGAACCATTGCTCAGACGGCGAGTTTCAAAGCTTTATCATGCTTTAGAGGATGCATga
- the LOC123200639 gene encoding protein PHOX1-like isoform X1, giving the protein MKKQSGKKKKQTVDGNAKLSNSPKAYDKDMSVFIAMSQELKDEGNKLFQKKDHEGAMLKYNKALKLLPKNHVDVSCLRSNIAACYMQMGLSEYPKAIHECDLALEVTPTYSKALLKRARCYESLNRLDLAFRDVTTVLNLEKDNAMALEIAERVKKELESRGLRVNDTVIELSPDYVEPPIGSFASKMVKEKMKKKGNKLEQKKMAEKIEEKKVDENIEYKKIDENIVDKKTEDKVVVEEKISSTNKEEPKKIVKLLYGEDIRMAQVPLNCSLMQLREVISDRFPISKAVLIKYRDEEGDLITITTDEELRWAESLAESQGSVRLHIVDVNPVQDPLYERFENGNTGKGMAAEKESYCINDWIIEFVQLFKNHVGLDSDSYLNLHELGMKVYSEAMEDTVTSEEAQALFSCAADNFQEMAALALFNWGNVHMSRARKSVYLAEDASKESVLEQIKTAYDLTQQEYIKAGKRYDEALRIKPNFYEGLLALGQQQFEQAKLSWYFAMSSNADLYTWPSTEVIQLYNSAEENMDKGMQMWEEMEGQRLSGLSKQKDVDNLLLKVGLDGLFKDVSADEAEEQATSIRSQINLLWGTILYERSIMEYKLGLPTWHECLEVAVEKFQLAGASPTDVAVMVKNHCSNDHAVKGLGFKIDEIVQAWNEMYEAKKWQSRVPSFRLEPLLRRRVSKLYHALEDA; this is encoded by the exons ATGAAGAAGCAAAgtggaaagaagaagaaacaaacagTTGATGGCAATGCAAAGCTAAGTAATAGTCCTAAAGCTTATGACAAGGACATGTCAGTTTTCATTGCCATGTCTCAAGAATTGAAGGACGAAGGTAACAAACTGTTTCAAAAGAAGGACCATGAAGGAGCTATGCTGAAATACAATAAAGCCCTCAAATTACTTCCAAAGAATCATGTAGATGTATCCTGCCTTCGGAGTAACATAGCAGCATGTTATATGCAGATGGGTCTGAGTGAGTATCCCAAGGCAATTCATGAATGTGATTTGGCTCTAGAAGTCACACCCACATATAGTAAAGCGCTTCTAAAAAGAGCTCGGTGTTATGAGTCTTTGAATAGATTGGATTTGGCATTCAGAGATGTTACTACAGTTTTGAATCTGGAGAAGGATAATGCTATGGCATTAGAGATTGCAGAAAGGGTGAAGAAAGAACTTGAGAGTAGGGGATTAAGGGTGAATGATACTGTGATTGAATTATCTCCAGATTATGTTGAACCTCCTATTGGCTCTTTTGCGTCGAAAAtggtgaaagagaaaatgaaaaaaaagggcaacaaACTTGAGCAGAAGAAGATGGCGGAGAAAATTGAAGAGAAGAAGGTTGATGAAAACATTGAGTATAAGAAGATTGATGAAAATATTGTGGATAAGAAGACTGAGGATAAGGTGGTTGTGGAAGAGAAAATTAGTAGTACAAATAAGGAAGAGCCGAAGAAGATTGTAAAGTTGTTGTATGGGGAGGATATAAGAATGGCTCAGGTGCCACTTAATTGCAGTCTTATGCAACTTAGAGAGGTTATAAGTGATCGATTCCCAATCTCCAAAGCTGTTCTTATTAAGTACAGGGATGAAGAAGGTGATTTAATCACAATTACAACTGATGAAGAACTGAGATGGGCTGAATCGTTAGCAGAATCGCAGGGTTCTGTCAGGCTTCATATAGTAGATGTTAATCCTGTACAGGATCCACTCTATGAGAGATTTGAGAATGGGAACACCGGAAAAGGCATGGCAGCAGAAAAGGAGTCTTATTGTATAAATGACTGGATAATCGAGTTTGTTCAGCTTTTCAAGAACCATGTTGGTTTAGATTCTGATTCATACTTGAATCTTCATGAACTTGGCATGAAGGTATACTCTGAGGCTATGGAGGATACTGTTACAAGTGAAGAAGCCCAAGCCCTATTCAGCTGTGCAGCAGATAATTTCCAAGAGATGGCAGCATTAGCACTGTTCAACTGGGGAAATGTTCACATGTCCAGGGCAAGGAAGAGTGTTTACCTTGCTGAAGATGCTTCAAAAGAATCTGTACTTGAACAGATAAAAACTGCATATGATTTGACACAACAAGAATATATCAAAGCAGGCAAGAGATATGATGAAGCATTaagaatcaaaccaaatttctATGAAGGTCTTTTAGCACTAGGTCAGCAACAATTTGAGCAGGCAAAACTTTCTTGGTATTTTGCAATGAGTAGCAATGCTGATTTATATACATGGCCTTCTACAGAGGTTATACAGCTTTATAATAGTGCTGAGGAGAATATGGATAAGGGCATGCAGATGTGGGAAGAAATGGAAGGACAACGCTTGAGCGGACTTTCCAAACAAAAGGATGTTGATAACCTGTTGCTGAAAGTTGGGTTGGATGGTTTATTTAAAGATGTATCAGCAGATGAAGCTGAAGAGCAGGCTACAAGCATAAGGTCCCAGATAAACCTCTTATGGGGTACCATACTCTATGAACGATCCATTATGGAATACAAACTTGGGCTCCCAACCTGGCACGAGTGTTTGGAAGTTGCAGTTGAGAAGTTTCAGCTTGCTGGAGCATCTCCAACAGATGTAGCTGTTATGGTAAAAAACCATTGTTCTAATGATCATGCTGTGAAAG GTCTAGGGTTTAAAATTGATGAGATAGTTCAGGCATGGAATGAGATGTATGAAGCTAAAAAGTGGCAGAGTAGGGTTCCATCATTCCGGCTTGAACCATTGCTCAGACGGCGAGTTTCAAAGCTTTATCATGCTTTAGAGGATGCATga